A window of Sutcliffiella cohnii contains these coding sequences:
- a CDS encoding gluconate 2-dehydrogenase subunit 3 family protein, giving the protein MEHPKSPHYEEYNVMDQFHEWDVITQRVIRNRLAASDVSFFTPEEQNTIIALYPIIFPSHLGDIGVNVLALLDQRMRENKINGYVKGTTLQKVDVIRTGLRYVATECYTQFHHPFSTLEKKLQISYVGQLVENIGSSDVWIKITPKLFFTTFTYEILKIIYADPSVWSDIGFGGPAFPRGYYTFGFDQFDPWEAPNNEQNKNH; this is encoded by the coding sequence TTGGAACATCCAAAATCTCCTCATTACGAAGAATACAACGTAATGGATCAATTCCACGAATGGGACGTAATCACGCAAAGAGTCATACGTAATAGACTCGCTGCCAGTGATGTTTCTTTCTTTACACCAGAAGAACAAAACACCATTATCGCTCTTTACCCTATTATTTTCCCATCTCATTTAGGAGATATTGGTGTAAACGTGCTTGCCCTTTTGGATCAACGAATGCGAGAAAATAAAATAAACGGCTATGTAAAAGGCACAACATTACAAAAAGTGGATGTTATTCGTACAGGATTACGATACGTTGCTACCGAATGCTATACGCAATTTCACCATCCCTTTTCTACTTTGGAGAAAAAACTACAAATCTCATATGTTGGACAATTAGTTGAAAACATAGGCTCTAGTGATGTATGGATAAAAATAACACCAAAATTATTTTTCACTACCTTTACATATGAAATCCTTAAAATTATATACGCAGACCCTTCCGTTTGGTCCGATATTGGCTTTGGTGGCCCTGCGTTTCCAAGAGGCTATTATACGTTCGGTTTTGATCAATTTGATCCGTGGGAGGCGCCTAATAATGAGCAAAACAAAAATCATTGA
- a CDS encoding metal-dependent hydrolase family protein encodes MKKTVFKNGVVIDGTGAEQKLDYIVVVNDKLIEYVGPESEYTSTGDETIVDAQGGTVLPGFIDSHVHMMFEYEPIEKRLTTPFSMMYYKAEKYLEKTLNAGVTSVRDALGADLGVKQAVEQGYIKGPRLQVSINALTITGGHGDGYQVSGQVLDLLPSNYPGMPDGRCDGVEEVRKKTREMLRAGAEVIKVHATGGVLSATDHPEFTQFSLEELKVIVEEGKFRKGVKVMAHAQGAEGIKNAVKAGIHSIEHGIFLDDESIQLMVENGTYLVPTLLAPVAVLEMADELGMPQSAVKKSLEVIEQHRESFARAYKAGVKIAMGTDAGVMPHGINLRELGLMVDYGMTPMDAIVASTKTAAECLGWEDKVGTLQEGKLADIIVVKGNPLDDIYSLANTENIQVVMKDGQIEKNLV; translated from the coding sequence ATGAAAAAAACTGTTTTTAAAAACGGAGTAGTTATAGATGGAACAGGTGCAGAACAAAAATTAGATTATATTGTCGTAGTTAATGATAAATTGATTGAATACGTTGGGCCTGAAAGTGAGTACACTTCCACTGGAGATGAAACAATTGTTGATGCTCAAGGCGGCACTGTTTTACCCGGCTTTATCGATTCACACGTTCATATGATGTTTGAATACGAACCAATTGAGAAAAGATTAACAACACCATTTTCGATGATGTATTATAAAGCGGAAAAATATTTAGAAAAGACACTAAACGCTGGTGTAACATCTGTTCGTGATGCGCTTGGGGCAGATCTTGGGGTTAAACAAGCTGTTGAACAAGGATATATTAAAGGTCCTCGATTACAAGTTAGTATTAATGCATTAACGATTACTGGTGGTCATGGAGACGGCTATCAAGTATCAGGTCAAGTGTTAGATTTACTTCCCTCTAACTACCCTGGTATGCCAGATGGGCGCTGTGACGGTGTGGAAGAAGTCCGTAAGAAAACAAGAGAAATGTTACGTGCAGGAGCTGAGGTCATTAAAGTGCATGCTACTGGTGGAGTTTTAAGTGCGACAGACCATCCAGAGTTCACTCAATTCTCGTTAGAAGAGCTAAAGGTAATTGTAGAGGAAGGAAAATTCCGTAAAGGTGTCAAAGTAATGGCACACGCTCAAGGAGCAGAAGGAATTAAAAATGCTGTTAAAGCAGGTATTCATTCAATAGAACACGGTATTTTCCTTGATGATGAATCGATTCAATTAATGGTTGAAAACGGAACTTACTTAGTTCCAACGTTACTTGCACCTGTAGCTGTTCTTGAAATGGCTGACGAGCTTGGTATGCCTCAATCTGCAGTTAAAAAATCACTAGAAGTAATTGAACAACATAGAGAAAGTTTTGCTCGTGCATATAAAGCCGGTGTAAAAATCGCGATGGGTACTGACGCTGGCGTTATGCCACACGGGATAAACCTTCGTGAACTTGGCCTTATGGTCGATTATGGAATGACACCAATGGATGCCATTGTCGCATCGACTAAAACTGCCGCGGAATGTCTCGGTTGGGAAGATAAAGTAGGAACGTTACAAGAGGGCAAACTAGCTGACATCATTGTTGTGAAAGGGAACCCGCTAGACGATATTTACTCACTAGCAAACACTGAAAACATACAAGTTGTAATGAAAGATGGGCAAATCGAAAAGAACTTAGTGTAA
- a CDS encoding phospho-sugar mutase: MSWTDKYELWEKHTNLDDEMKQLLQAMSEDDKAKEEAFYKNLEFGTGGMRGEIGAGTNRMNVYTVRKASEGLAKYIASFGEEAKNRGVVIAYDCRHKSPEFAMEAAKTIASHGIQTYVFESLRPTPVLSFAVRYLHAFSGIVVTASHNPPEYNGYKVYGPDGSQLPPQEADEVIEKVNEVENELTIEVASKEELIEKGLIKIISEPVDSAYLQQLKTITLHPELAAEMGEEVKVVFTPLHGTANLPVRQGLEALGYKNVHVVKEQEVPDPNFSTVQSPNPEEHAAFELAIRDGKEIDADLLIATDPDADRLGIAVKNEHGEYVILTGNQTGALFLHYLLSERKQLGLLPNNGVMLKTIVTSEFGRVIADSFGVKTVDTLTGFKFIGEKIKQYEETGEYTFQFGYEESYGSLIADFARDKDAVQAAIMAVEICAFYKKQGLTIYEALMSLYEKYGYYLEGLRSLTLKGKDGAEQIANLLATFRAEPPTEFAGLTVNVTEDYSKQEKVNVQTGEKSTIQLPTSNVLKYFLEDGSWVCMRPSGTEPKVKFYFGVQSDTLAQSEQKLESIATDVMGKVNQLLK, translated from the coding sequence ATGAGTTGGACTGATAAGTACGAATTATGGGAAAAGCATACAAATTTAGACGATGAAATGAAACAACTGCTACAAGCGATGAGTGAAGATGATAAAGCGAAAGAAGAAGCGTTTTATAAAAACTTAGAATTTGGAACAGGAGGCATGCGTGGAGAAATCGGTGCAGGAACAAATCGCATGAATGTTTATACAGTTCGAAAGGCGTCAGAAGGTCTTGCTAAATATATTGCTTCTTTTGGTGAGGAAGCAAAAAATCGTGGGGTTGTGATTGCCTATGATTGTAGACATAAATCGCCAGAATTTGCGATGGAAGCAGCTAAAACGATTGCTAGCCATGGGATCCAAACGTATGTATTTGAGAGTTTACGTCCAACACCAGTACTATCGTTTGCAGTTCGTTATCTCCATGCTTTTTCAGGTATTGTTGTTACTGCAAGTCATAATCCTCCTGAATACAACGGTTACAAAGTTTACGGTCCGGACGGCAGTCAATTACCGCCTCAAGAAGCAGATGAGGTAATTGAAAAAGTAAATGAAGTCGAAAACGAATTAACGATAGAAGTTGCTTCTAAAGAAGAGTTAATCGAAAAAGGATTAATTAAAATTATTAGTGAACCAGTGGACTCTGCCTACTTACAGCAGCTAAAAACAATTACGCTACATCCGGAGCTTGCAGCAGAAATGGGAGAAGAAGTAAAAGTTGTCTTTACACCACTTCATGGAACAGCAAACCTTCCCGTAAGACAGGGATTAGAGGCGCTTGGATATAAAAATGTTCATGTTGTAAAAGAACAGGAAGTTCCAGACCCTAACTTTTCTACTGTTCAATCACCTAACCCAGAAGAGCATGCTGCTTTTGAATTAGCTATTCGTGACGGAAAAGAAATAGACGCAGACTTACTTATAGCAACAGACCCAGATGCAGACCGTTTAGGTATTGCTGTGAAAAATGAGCACGGTGAATATGTTATCTTAACTGGTAACCAAACAGGAGCACTGTTTTTACATTACTTATTATCAGAAAGAAAGCAGTTAGGCTTGTTGCCAAACAATGGAGTTATGTTAAAAACAATTGTTACATCTGAATTTGGTAGAGTTATTGCCGATAGTTTTGGTGTGAAAACGGTTGATACGTTAACTGGATTTAAATTTATTGGGGAAAAAATTAAACAATATGAAGAAACAGGCGAATATACATTCCAATTTGGTTATGAAGAAAGCTACGGAAGTTTAATCGCAGACTTTGCACGTGATAAAGATGCTGTACAAGCTGCAATAATGGCGGTAGAAATATGTGCTTTCTATAAGAAACAAGGGTTAACAATATATGAAGCATTAATGAGCTTATATGAAAAATATGGCTATTATTTAGAAGGACTTCGTTCTCTTACATTGAAAGGAAAAGATGGAGCAGAACAAATTGCGAACTTACTGGCAACGTTCCGAGCTGAACCTCCGACTGAATTTGCAGGTTTAACAGTTAATGTAACAGAGGACTATAGTAAACAAGAAAAGGTAAATGTTCAAACTGGAGAAAAAAGTACAATTCAATTACCAACTTCTAATGTATTGAAATATTTCTTAGAGGATGGATCATGGGTATGTATGCGCCCTTCAGGTACAGAACCGAAAGTTAAATTTTACTTTGGTGTTCAATCCGACACATTAGCTCAAAGCGAACAAAAACTAGAGAGTATTGCAACTGATGTAATGGGAAAAGTAAATCAATTATTAAAATAG
- a CDS encoding disulfide oxidoreductase, whose translation MVNHTKLVENLLFGAFIVALVAMLGSLYFSEILLFIPCDLCWYQRILMYPLVIILGIAAVKKDANITTYALPFSIIGIAISSYHYLIQKVPIFADNALECGIVPCTGQYINLLGFITIPFLALIGFILITILLLLVRKYKKEGK comes from the coding sequence ATAGTGAATCATACAAAGCTCGTGGAAAACCTTTTATTCGGAGCATTCATCGTCGCTCTAGTTGCAATGCTCGGAAGTTTATACTTTTCCGAAATACTATTATTTATACCTTGCGACCTCTGTTGGTACCAACGTATTTTAATGTATCCGCTTGTTATTATATTAGGTATAGCTGCAGTCAAAAAGGACGCAAACATTACAACATATGCTCTACCCTTTTCTATTATCGGGATTGCAATATCTTCCTACCATTATTTAATCCAAAAAGTGCCTATTTTTGCAGATAACGCATTAGAATGTGGTATTGTCCCATGTACTGGACAATATATTAACTTGTTAGGTTTTATCACTATCCCATTTTTAGCACTCATCGGTTTTATATTAATTACAATACTATTATTACTTGTTAGAAAGTATAAGAAAGAAGGAAAATAA
- a CDS encoding GMC family oxidoreductase, protein MSKTKIIDVCIVGAGASGSVIASELSKKGLSVVCIEAGPKRLPVNDFASDELEMEKLFWNDPRISLGNDPLDLARSTSGKGVGGSAVHYTAQLLRFHHSDFRAYTFEGVGEDWPISYETLQPYYEKLEKELLLSGPIDFPWKPYGGKYPYPPHHDLSNNTLKFREGCESAGLQHSVSPLAILSAPHEHRAPCTNRGFCEEGCMPDAKTTPLNTFIPKAIKYGTKIITDAMVSRIDVDPNGKACGVEYIKNNETHFQEARLVVLATYAVETPRLLLQSANSNYPDGIANSSGLVGKYIMTNLNDKMIIKFDEEIRMYRGNPVQALTLDPYEYGKTSNYARGFIMNSYGLRPMRLASLFFENEPSLYGEEFRSRMLDYNYYGSFAMLGETLPQKENCVTLSEKKDEHGLPIPKVQHSYGENDIKIREAARELLSQIGQAAGGKPLYHLKAHAHLMGGCRMGTDPTNSVVNSYGQSHDIPNLFIVGTPTFVTAPSANPTLTVYALALRSSEFILEELKLQNIS, encoded by the coding sequence ATGAGCAAAACAAAAATCATTGATGTTTGTATTGTTGGAGCGGGTGCTAGTGGTAGTGTAATCGCAAGTGAACTGAGTAAAAAAGGGCTTTCTGTCGTTTGTATTGAGGCTGGTCCTAAAAGGTTGCCAGTTAACGACTTTGCTAGTGACGAATTGGAGATGGAAAAGCTTTTTTGGAATGATCCTCGAATTAGCTTAGGCAATGACCCACTTGATTTAGCAAGAAGTACTTCCGGGAAAGGTGTAGGTGGGAGCGCAGTCCACTATACGGCTCAACTATTACGATTTCATCACTCAGACTTTCGAGCATACACGTTTGAAGGGGTTGGAGAAGATTGGCCGATATCTTATGAAACATTACAACCTTATTACGAAAAGTTAGAAAAAGAACTCCTGTTATCGGGGCCAATAGACTTCCCGTGGAAACCCTACGGTGGGAAATACCCATACCCACCACACCATGATTTAAGCAATAACACATTAAAGTTTAGAGAAGGATGTGAAAGTGCTGGCTTACAGCATTCGGTTTCCCCACTCGCGATTTTATCTGCTCCACATGAACATCGAGCTCCGTGTACAAATCGGGGATTTTGTGAAGAGGGTTGTATGCCTGATGCAAAAACGACACCTTTAAACACATTCATTCCGAAAGCTATAAAATACGGTACAAAAATTATAACAGATGCTATGGTAAGCCGTATCGATGTCGATCCCAATGGGAAAGCATGTGGTGTTGAATATATTAAAAATAATGAAACACATTTCCAAGAAGCTCGTCTTGTTGTGCTTGCAACTTATGCAGTTGAAACACCTCGACTGCTTCTACAAAGTGCAAATTCCAACTACCCAGACGGAATTGCCAACAGTAGTGGTTTAGTCGGAAAATATATTATGACAAATTTAAATGATAAAATGATTATTAAATTCGATGAAGAAATTCGTATGTACCGTGGTAATCCAGTACAAGCATTAACATTAGATCCTTATGAGTATGGTAAAACTTCTAACTACGCTAGAGGGTTTATTATGAATTCTTACGGATTACGACCGATGCGACTAGCTTCTCTATTTTTTGAAAACGAACCTTCCCTTTACGGTGAAGAATTTAGAAGCCGAATGTTAGATTATAATTACTATGGAAGTTTCGCCATGTTAGGAGAAACATTACCACAGAAGGAAAACTGTGTTACTTTAAGTGAAAAAAAAGATGAGCACGGTCTTCCTATACCAAAGGTTCAACATTCTTATGGTGAAAATGATATTAAAATTCGCGAAGCTGCTCGAGAACTTCTATCTCAAATTGGTCAAGCAGCTGGTGGCAAACCACTCTACCATTTAAAGGCACATGCACACTTAATGGGTGGATGTCGAATGGGTACTGACCCAACCAATTCAGTAGTGAATAGCTACGGTCAGAGTCACGATATTCCCAATTTATTTATTGTAGGCACACCGACGTTTGTCACTGCTCCCTCTGCAAATCCTACATTAACTGTATATGCATTAGCATTAAGAAGTTCGGAATTTATACTGGAAGAATTAAAGTTGCAAAATATTAGCTAA
- a CDS encoding bifunctional GNAT family N-acetyltransferase/carbon-nitrogen hydrolase family protein yields the protein MIIRNMEEEDIERIITMQHTCFPGMIPWTKDQLESHLSIFPEGQFCAEYDGEIIGSCSSLIINFDEYDDRHTWDDITDEGYITNHNPDGYNLYGIEVMVHPDFRRMKVGHRLYEARKHLARRLNLKSIIIGGRIPNYHKYEQDMTPREYVRQVMRHKIYDPVLSFQLLNEFTLMRINPGYLPDDVASNKYATLMEWNNVDFVPVSKRHFKTSFPVRICVVQYKMKQINSFEEFATQVEYYTDVASDAGSDFAVFPEIFTTQLMSILHEKVPSKAVQRLTAFTEQYIQLFTDLAVKYNVNIIGGSHFVEEDEKIYNIAYLFRRDGTIEKQYKLHITPNERKWWGISRGDRVRVFNTDCGKIAIQICYDIEFPELARIATEKGANIIFCPFNTEDRQGYLRVRYCAQARAVENQIYTVIAGTCGNLPQVENMDIQYAQSAIFAPSDFEFARDGIVGECNANIEMVVIGDVDLEILRRQRQSGTVRQLKDRRKDIYSIKYKQ from the coding sequence ATGATTATTCGGAATATGGAAGAAGAGGATATTGAACGGATAATTACGATGCAACATACATGCTTTCCAGGAATGATTCCATGGACAAAGGATCAATTAGAGAGTCATTTATCCATTTTCCCAGAAGGACAATTTTGTGCAGAGTATGACGGTGAAATAATTGGTTCTTGCTCCAGCCTTATTATTAATTTTGATGAGTATGATGATCGGCATACGTGGGATGACATTACCGATGAAGGTTACATAACAAACCATAATCCAGATGGATACAATTTATACGGAATTGAAGTAATGGTCCATCCAGATTTTCGCCGTATGAAGGTAGGGCATCGTTTATATGAAGCTAGAAAACACTTAGCACGAAGATTAAATTTAAAAAGTATTATCATCGGTGGGCGGATTCCTAATTATCATAAATACGAGCAAGATATGACGCCACGGGAATATGTCAGACAAGTAATGCGCCATAAAATTTACGATCCGGTACTTTCTTTTCAATTGTTAAATGAATTTACATTAATGAGAATTAATCCTGGGTATTTGCCGGATGATGTTGCGTCGAATAAATATGCTACGTTGATGGAATGGAATAACGTAGATTTTGTTCCAGTGTCTAAGCGACACTTTAAAACCTCCTTTCCAGTACGGATTTGTGTTGTCCAATATAAAATGAAGCAAATTAATTCTTTTGAAGAATTTGCAACACAAGTGGAATATTATACGGATGTTGCTTCGGATGCAGGATCAGATTTTGCGGTTTTCCCAGAAATTTTTACGACACAACTTATGTCCATTTTACATGAAAAAGTTCCGAGTAAAGCGGTGCAACGTTTAACAGCATTTACTGAACAATACATTCAATTATTTACGGATTTAGCCGTTAAATATAATGTTAATATTATCGGTGGTTCGCATTTTGTTGAAGAGGATGAAAAAATATATAATATTGCTTATTTATTTCGCCGTGACGGTACGATTGAAAAACAATATAAACTTCACATTACCCCTAATGAACGTAAATGGTGGGGAATAAGTCGAGGAGATCGAGTAAGAGTATTCAATACTGATTGTGGAAAGATTGCCATTCAAATATGTTATGATATCGAATTTCCAGAGTTAGCTCGAATTGCAACAGAAAAAGGTGCCAATATTATTTTTTGTCCGTTTAATACAGAAGATCGCCAAGGTTATTTACGGGTTCGCTATTGTGCGCAAGCAAGAGCGGTTGAAAATCAAATTTACACCGTAATCGCAGGAACATGTGGTAATTTACCACAAGTGGAAAATATGGATATTCAATATGCACAGTCAGCCATATTTGCACCTTCTGATTTTGAATTTGCTCGTGATGGAATAGTAGGAGAATGTAATGCCAATATAGAAATGGTAGTCATAGGTGATGTAGATTTAGAAATATTACGAAGACAAAGACAGTCAGGAACAGTACGTCAACTAAAAGACAGACGAAAAGATATTTATTCCATAAAATATAAACAATAG
- a CDS encoding LysM peptidoglycan-binding domain-containing protein, translating into MEKEKKLITTSRKQRIQKSKVLERRRKKRKVTSFIIAGILAASAFITFGTTHMLADKSVGNHKVVQGDTLYSLSRTYGVSVKELKETNNLQTDTIKVGQTLKVPAKENVSGHNSTHSHIVKNGETLYSIAKRYGITVQQLKNYNGLQNNIIKVDQTLQIPKTTHVVTKGDTLFSIARKNGLTVDELKAANNLTSSTIYVGQTLSLVKNSTSQPKGSQSVFYGEKVESGTYTVVPGDTLWNIAKRFQISVESLKKTNNMKNDYVLIGQKLTIKAPNLYKVDADVVGAIDNSTIELLISGYDEPVVLRVAYGTGKAFDLYSGAVITIIYQDSANPSLIEYRF; encoded by the coding sequence TTGGAAAAAGAAAAAAAGCTTATTACAACATCTAGAAAGCAACGCATTCAAAAATCAAAAGTACTAGAAAGAAGAAGAAAGAAAAGGAAAGTTACAAGTTTTATTATTGCAGGTATTTTAGCTGCTAGTGCTTTCATAACATTTGGAACAACCCATATGTTAGCCGATAAGTCGGTAGGCAATCATAAAGTAGTACAAGGGGACACTCTTTATTCTTTATCAAGAACTTATGGAGTCTCTGTAAAAGAATTAAAAGAAACTAATAACTTACAAACTGACACGATTAAAGTTGGACAAACATTAAAAGTACCAGCAAAAGAAAACGTTTCCGGTCATAATAGCACTCATTCTCATATTGTTAAAAACGGTGAAACACTTTATTCTATTGCTAAAAGGTACGGCATTACAGTTCAACAATTAAAAAACTACAACGGGTTGCAAAACAACATAATTAAAGTTGACCAAACTTTACAAATTCCGAAAACAACTCACGTAGTAACGAAAGGTGATACTTTATTTTCAATAGCAAGAAAAAATGGGTTAACTGTAGATGAATTAAAGGCAGCAAACAACTTAACTTCTTCGACTATTTATGTAGGTCAAACATTGTCATTAGTGAAAAATTCAACTAGCCAACCAAAAGGCAGTCAATCTGTTTTTTATGGAGAAAAAGTAGAAAGTGGAACATATACAGTTGTACCAGGAGATACATTGTGGAATATTGCGAAAAGATTTCAAATTTCCGTTGAATCACTGAAAAAAACAAACAATATGAAAAATGATTACGTTCTAATTGGCCAAAAACTAACGATAAAAGCTCCTAACTTATATAAAGTAGATGCTGATGTTGTCGGGGCAATTGATAATAGCACGATTGAATTACTAATAAGTGGTTATGACGAACCTGTTGTCCTAAGAGTGGCGTATGGGACTGGAAAAGCATTCGACCTCTATAGCGGAGCAGTAATCACTATCATTTATCAAGATTCCGCTAACCCCTCATTAATTGAATATCGATTTTAA
- a CDS encoding DUF4395 domain-containing protein produces the protein MNKTVPIPLVTLNQWFIFIIVLLSLSTGLYNLLLLPFITGIIGLLFKKNPIILIGSQFLRKHKSSYPQEEIAQLQFNQTIAVTCLGISLIGFNFGIPTLGFIFAIMVGLAALVANLGFCVGCFIRFQWQQYQFKRQQNNG, from the coding sequence ATGAATAAAACTGTTCCGATACCATTAGTTACGCTAAATCAATGGTTTATCTTCATTATTGTTCTTCTTTCATTAAGTACGGGGTTATACAATCTATTATTGCTTCCCTTTATCACTGGAATAATCGGGTTGTTGTTTAAAAAGAATCCTATTATTTTAATTGGATCACAATTTTTAAGAAAACATAAATCTTCCTATCCTCAAGAAGAAATCGCACAACTTCAATTTAATCAAACAATTGCAGTTACATGTTTAGGGATTTCACTTATTGGCTTTAATTTTGGAATTCCGACACTTGGATTCATCTTTGCAATCATGGTAGGTCTAGCCGCTCTTGTTGCAAATTTAGGCTTTTGTGTTGGATGTTTTATACGATTTCAATGGCAGCAATATCAATTTAAAAGACAACAAAATAACGGATAG
- the glpK gene encoding glycerol kinase GlpK: protein MEKFILAIDQGTTSSRAIIFNKSGEIVYSSQREFTQYFPKSGWVEHNANEIWSSVLSCIASCLSESGVKPDQIVGIGITNQRETTVVWDKATGKPVYNAIVWQSRQTTSICNELKEAGYEDRVQKKTGLLIDPYFSGTKVKWILDNVDGVREKANKGEVLFGTIDSWLIWKLSGGKTHVTDYSNASRTLMYNIHELKWDEELLDMFTVPASMLPEVRPSSEIYALTADYHFFGKEVPIAGVAGDQQAALFGQACFEEGMAKNTYGTGCFMLMNTGEKPVESHHGLLTTIAWGLDGKVTYALEGSIFIAGAAIQWLRDGLNLIHSAEESEQYANNVVSTEGVYVVPAFVGLGTPYWDSDVRGAVFGITRGTSKDHFIRATLESLAYQSKDVLSAMEQDSSITLKTLRVDGGAVKNNFLMQFQSDVLQVPVERPVVNETTALGAAYLAGLAVGFWKGREEIAEQWKVDSSFKPSMKVEEQQSLYEGWKKAVNAAMAFK from the coding sequence GTGGAAAAATTTATTTTAGCAATAGATCAAGGAACAACTAGTTCGAGAGCAATTATTTTTAACAAAAGTGGAGAAATTGTCTATAGTTCTCAACGTGAATTCACTCAATATTTTCCGAAAAGTGGTTGGGTAGAACATAATGCTAATGAAATTTGGAGTAGCGTATTATCATGTATAGCTTCATGTCTTTCTGAATCTGGAGTAAAACCGGACCAAATTGTAGGTATTGGCATTACAAACCAAAGGGAAACAACCGTCGTATGGGATAAAGCAACCGGCAAGCCTGTCTATAACGCAATTGTATGGCAATCTAGACAAACAACCTCAATATGCAATGAACTGAAAGAAGCAGGATATGAGGATAGAGTTCAAAAGAAAACAGGTTTGTTAATAGATCCTTATTTTTCTGGAACTAAAGTAAAGTGGATATTAGACAACGTAGATGGGGTAAGGGAAAAAGCAAATAAAGGAGAAGTACTATTTGGAACGATAGATAGTTGGCTTATTTGGAAACTATCTGGTGGGAAAACTCATGTTACTGATTATTCAAACGCATCTAGAACGTTAATGTATAACATTCATGAATTAAAATGGGATGAAGAGCTCCTTGACATGTTTACGGTACCCGCTTCTATGTTACCAGAAGTACGCCCTTCCTCTGAAATATACGCCCTTACAGCTGATTATCACTTCTTTGGAAAAGAAGTACCGATTGCCGGAGTTGCAGGGGATCAACAAGCAGCTCTTTTTGGTCAAGCTTGTTTTGAAGAAGGTATGGCTAAAAATACGTATGGTACTGGCTGTTTCATGCTAATGAACACAGGAGAAAAGCCAGTAGAATCCCATCATGGTTTATTAACGACAATTGCATGGGGTTTAGATGGCAAAGTTACTTACGCCTTAGAAGGAAGTATATTTATTGCAGGTGCGGCTATTCAATGGCTTCGTGATGGATTGAACTTAATACATAGCGCAGAAGAGTCAGAGCAATATGCCAATAATGTTGTTTCTACGGAAGGTGTTTACGTTGTGCCAGCTTTTGTAGGACTAGGAACACCATATTGGGACAGTGATGTTAGAGGGGCTGTATTCGGCATTACGAGAGGTACTTCAAAGGACCATTTTATTCGAGCAACGTTAGAGTCGTTAGCATATCAATCAAAAGATGTACTAAGTGCAATGGAACAAGATTCATCGATAACGTTAAAAACGTTGCGTGTCGATGGAGGTGCTGTGAAAAATAATTTCTTAATGCAATTTCAAAGCGATGTGTTGCAAGTGCCTGTAGAACGCCCCGTAGTGAATGAAACTACAGCACTAGGAGCAGCCTATTTGGCAGGTTTAGCAGTTGGGTTTTGGAAAGGTAGGGAGGAAATTGCAGAACAATGGAAGGTTGATAGTTCCTTTAAACCTAGTATGAAGGTAGAGGAGCAACAATCTCTATATGAAGGTTGGAAAAAGGCAGTAAATGCTGCTATGGCTTTTAAGTAA